Proteins encoded together in one Vanessa tameamea isolate UH-Manoa-2023 chromosome 30, ilVanTame1 primary haplotype, whole genome shotgun sequence window:
- the LOC135194473 gene encoding uncharacterized protein LOC135194473: MAKAKQELGVTVRSFVTDSAANERLMRNHLEKTEDVDIIQYGCSTHILNLLAKDLEIPAVTKSIIKEIKYFRNHHIPAAPYKQEGGKKLVLPLEVRWNTMNDAIRSYLDNRGILVQVSQDHKDKIGREVIKIVNDCQITMNAVDFLKTLSPITTALDRMQRNTTTIAIAVEMWNKLEVDLLGNSAYQSANTKKVFLSRRAMALQGLHYAANMIDHRFLGRNLNNEQKKQANDFITAGGVDENFAPFIMALTAKSHHFPKFMFGESFKNTCPMLWWTSVTLEDEERWPQKEKFIKFCEQLLTATASTAPLERCFSTFGLVQSKLRNRLGNEKAAKLVFLV; the protein is encoded by the coding sequence ATGGCTAAAGCTAAGCAGGAATTAGGCGTTACTGTTAGAAGTTTTGTCACAGACAGTGCTGCAAATGAACGATTAATGCGGAATCATCTTGAGAAAACTGAAGACGTGGATATAATACAATATGGATGTTCAACTCATATCTTAAATCTTCTGGCTAAAGATTTGGAGATCCCTGCCGTTACCAAATCGattatcaaagaaataaaatactttcgcAACCATCACATTCCAGCAGCTCCATACAAACAAGAAGGCGGTAAAAAGTTAGTCCTCCCTCTAGAAGTACGATGGAACACGATGAACGACGCTATTCGCTCGTATCTGGACAATAGAGGAATTTTAGTTCAAGTTAGCCAAGACCATAAAGACAAAATCGGTAGGGAGGTTATAAAAATTGTGAATGACTGTCAGATTACAATGAATGCTGTAGATTTCCTTAAAACATTGTCACCCATTACAACAGCTCTCGACAGGATGCAACGTAATACTACCACAATAGCTATAGCTGTTGAAATGTGGAATAAACTCGAGGTTGACCTGTTGGGTAACAGTGCATACCAAAGTGCCAATACAAAGAAAGTATTTTTGAGCCGCAGAGCAATGGCGCTGCAAGGCTTACATTACGCTGCGAATATGATAGATCATAGGTTCCTTGGTCGAAACCTAAACAATGAACAGAAAAAACAAGCGAATGACTTCATAACTGCTGGAGGAGTTGATGAAAACTTCGCTCCTTTCATAATGGCACTAACAGCAAAATCTCACCATTTTCCGAAATTCATGTTTGGCGAATCGTTCAAGAACACCTGCCCTATGTTGTGGTGGACTTCCGTGACTCTAGAAGATGAAGAGAGATGGCCACAAAAAGAAAAGTTCATAAAGTTTTGTGAACAGTTATTAACCGCAACAGCTTCAACTGCACCATTAGAGAGATGTTTTTCAACATTTGGGCTTGTGCAGTCAAAGCTAAGAAACCGACTGGGCAACGAAAAGGCTGCAAAGCTGGTTTTTCTTGTTTAA